The Bacteroidota bacterium genome has a segment encoding these proteins:
- the cydB gene encoding cytochrome d ubiquinol oxidase subunit II, producing MEIFWAVIVVAMLTIFVILDGFDFGAGIINLLFSESEEERAKITQAIGPYWDGNEVWLLAGGGVLFFAFPTLYATAFSGFYLPLIMVLWLLIFRGIGLELRNLVDNEMWRAIWDKAFGIASLLLAVFFGAALGNVVRGVNLGGVVDGVSKYEPHNFFVPLWNHNFSPLEQEVGVLDWFTILLGLVAAVTLTIHGAAWIRYKLSGDVNSKMKKIIPIALGVQIILIIVSVAAISTIKPATFKNFMESPVLFIFPVLAIIGLIGIFVMNKMDKEGATFLSSALFIFGAFLTTIMGMFPVLLPSTNSVNPSLTISSMKAADYGLEVGLYWWVIGIVLTVSYFVIVHRLFRGKLDDNTYGH from the coding sequence ATGGAAATATTTTGGGCAGTTATAGTAGTAGCAATGTTAACCATTTTCGTGATATTGGATGGGTTTGACTTTGGGGCAGGAATTATAAATTTATTGTTTTCGGAAAGCGAAGAGGAGAGAGCAAAAATAACACAGGCAATCGGTCCCTACTGGGATGGTAATGAAGTATGGCTTTTAGCCGGTGGCGGAGTTTTGTTTTTTGCTTTTCCAACCTTGTACGCAACAGCTTTTAGCGGATTTTACCTGCCATTAATAATGGTGCTTTGGTTGTTGATATTCAGGGGAATAGGTCTTGAGCTCAGGAATTTGGTCGACAATGAAATGTGGCGTGCAATCTGGGATAAGGCATTTGGAATTGCCAGCCTTTTATTGGCGGTATTTTTTGGAGCGGCATTAGGAAATGTTGTAAGAGGAGTAAACCTTGGAGGTGTGGTTGATGGTGTTTCAAAATATGAACCCCATAACTTCTTTGTTCCGTTATGGAATCATAATTTCTCCCCTTTAGAGCAGGAAGTGGGTGTGTTGGATTGGTTTACTATTCTACTTGGGCTTGTTGCCGCTGTTACATTGACTATACACGGAGCAGCATGGATTAGATATAAGTTGTCGGGAGATGTAAACAGTAAGATGAAGAAGATTATTCCTATTGCTTTAGGGGTACAAATTATACTGATTATTGTATCTGTCGCGGCAATTTCAACTATCAAACCGGCTACATTTAAGAACTTTATGGAAAGTCCGGTGTTGTTTATTTTCCCGGTTTTAGCCATTATAGGATTAATCGGTATCTTTGTAATGAATAAAATGGATAAAGAGGGGGCTACATTCCTCTCATCGGCACTGTTTATATTTGGAGCTTTTTTAACAACAATTATGGGGATGTTCCCGGTGTTGTTGCCTTCAACAAACAGTGTTAACCCATCGCTGACAATTTCAAGTATGAAAGCTGCAGATTACGGCCTTGAGGTTGGATTGTACTGGTGGGTGATAGGGATAGTGTTGACTGTTTCTTATTTTGTGATCGTTCACAGGTTGTTTAGAGGAAAGCTTGACGACAATACGTATGGGCATTAA
- a CDS encoding cytochrome ubiquinol oxidase subunit I, producing MHEAVSDALLFHRLQFAFTITFHYLFPQLTMGLSAIIVLFKWLHLRSDDERYNRAAKFWAKIFAINFVMGVVTGIPMEFQFGTNWARFSELTGNIIGQTLAMEGMFSFFLESTFLGIFLFGEKIVGRKIHFLSAFLVFAGSWLSGWFIIATHSWMQNPVGFEIMENGKFVLTNFSALFSNPWLIPSYLHNQAASVVTTSFVVAAVGAYYMLKKENRSYGKLFVKVGVNFGLFASILLAFPFGDMLAKQVAQHQPVTLAAMEGLFDTQKGAPIVLIGQPNMVEQKLDNKIEVPNVLSFLTYERWDAEIKGLNDFPREDWPTSIPGLYYAYHMMVGLGTIFILIMVIGTFFLWQRKLYNRRWYMWILMFAFPFPYIANLAGWYTSELGRQPWLVYNLLRTQHGVSETVSAGNALFTLLGFIGLYILLGLLFLGLVGKVIYQGPEKLELNKAE from the coding sequence ATGCATGAGGCAGTTTCGGATGCTTTGTTGTTTCACAGACTTCAATTTGCGTTCACAATAACATTTCACTATCTGTTCCCCCAGTTAACTATGGGGCTATCAGCAATAATAGTTTTATTCAAATGGTTGCACCTTCGCAGTGATGATGAAAGGTACAACAGGGCAGCAAAGTTCTGGGCTAAGATCTTTGCGATAAATTTTGTTATGGGTGTTGTAACAGGAATTCCTATGGAATTTCAGTTTGGAACTAACTGGGCAAGGTTTTCGGAGCTTACCGGTAATATTATAGGTCAGACACTGGCTATGGAAGGAATGTTCTCGTTTTTTCTGGAATCCACATTTTTAGGAATTTTCCTTTTTGGAGAGAAGATAGTCGGTAGAAAAATTCATTTTTTATCGGCATTTCTTGTGTTTGCAGGTTCATGGTTGAGTGGATGGTTTATAATCGCAACCCACTCATGGATGCAAAATCCTGTTGGATTTGAAATTATGGAGAATGGAAAATTTGTATTGACGAACTTTTCGGCACTTTTTTCCAATCCATGGCTGATACCCTCATATTTGCATAATCAGGCAGCTTCTGTAGTAACAACATCATTTGTTGTAGCAGCGGTTGGGGCTTATTATATGTTGAAAAAAGAGAACAGAAGTTATGGGAAATTATTTGTAAAAGTCGGAGTTAATTTTGGGTTGTTTGCGAGTATTTTACTTGCATTTCCTTTTGGGGATATGTTGGCAAAACAGGTAGCACAACATCAACCGGTAACACTCGCAGCGATGGAGGGATTGTTTGATACACAGAAGGGTGCTCCGATAGTTTTGATTGGGCAGCCAAACATGGTGGAGCAAAAGCTTGATAATAAAATAGAAGTGCCTAATGTTTTAAGTTTTCTTACCTATGAAAGGTGGGATGCCGAAATAAAAGGATTGAATGATTTTCCCAGGGAGGATTGGCCAACAAGTATACCGGGACTTTATTACGCCTATCACATGATGGTAGGTTTAGGAACTATTTTCATTTTAATAATGGTAATAGGAACTTTTTTCCTTTGGCAGAGAAAATTGTATAACCGCAGGTGGTATATGTGGATACTGATGTTTGCATTTCCATTCCCGTATATTGCAAATTTAGCCGGCTGGTACACTTCCGAATTGGGTCGCCAACCCTGGCTGGTATACAACCTGCTTCGTACGCAACACGGAGTTTCTGAAACAGTATCAGCAGGTAATGCATTGTTTACACTGCTTGGGTTTATAGGACTTTATATTCTTTTAGGATTACTTTTCTTAGGATTGGTTGGAAAGGTTATTTACCAGGGCCCGGAGAAATTAGAACTTAATAAAGCTGAATAA